TGGTCAACGTCCTCCGCCGCCACGACCTGGAAATTTTAATCCCCGAGCAGTGGTGCTGCGGCATTCCCGCCCTGGCCAGCGGCGATGAAAAGACGGCAGCCGAACTGGCCCGAAAAAATGTGGAGGTATTCCAGAGAGCCGGAGTAGATGCTGTGATTACCGATTGCGCCTCCTGCGGAAGCATGCTGAAAGAATACGCCGATCTTTTAGGAACGCCTGAAGCAAAAGCCTTTGCCGGTAAAGTTTTAGACTTCAGCCAGTTCCTGAGCGAAGCTGTTTCTTTCCGGGCAGGTGAAATTGAAGTTCCGCGCCTTGCAACCTACCATGATCCGTGCCACCTGAAACGGGGGCAGGGGGTATTCGAAGCTCCCCGGAGGTTGATCAGGAAAGTGCCGGGCCTCAGATTCAAGGAAATGAAGGAGCCTGATCGGTGCTGTGGAGCGGCCGGTTCCTTCAACCTGACCTATTACAATCTCGCCGCCAAAATCGGCCGGCGCAAAGTGCAAAATATCCGGGAGACAGGTGCCGATTTCCTGGTTACAGGGTGTCCTTCCTGCATCATGCAACTTCGCCATATGCTTGAACTGGAAAATTCCCCTGTTCAGGTTCTTCATTTAGCCGAACTGCTGAGCATGACCTATAGCTCACAGGGTCAAGCAAACGAATCGGGGAGGGGGTGTTCTCATGCAGTATCTTGAAACTTTGCTGGAAGCCCAGCGGGAGTTCGCAAAACACGATCCCCAAAAAATGGCGGAAGCAAGCGGCGCCGAATATGATCCCCGCGAAAACGTGATTCGGGTTCTCTATCTGAACAAATCTTACAGGGTTTTTTATCCGGAAGGAAGAATCTTGGCAGAAGAAGAGCCGACCAATCTGGCTGTTGAAGAAAAAGCGCTGATTCTCCAATACCTCAGCCAGGCCCCGGGGCATCCCCTAACAAAGCGCTGGATTTCCTATTCCGAGCTTCCAAACGGAATGTACCATGATCGCCCTTTTAAGGTCGAAGCTGTCGAGCCTCTTGCCGAAACCTTTGGAGGCCAACCCGGAAAATTGCTGGAAGCTGCACAGGCCCTGGGTGGAAGTGAACTGAAAATCGGAGATCTCGGGGTTGTGATCCCGGTTCTCCCACGCATCCTGGTTGCGGTCATTCTATGGGTGGGAGATGAGGAATTTCCGGCAAGGGCCAACATGGTTTTCGATGCTGTAACCCCAAGGTACCTTTCTACCGCTGCCGTATACGTTTTGGGTTCCATTCTCACAAAACGCCTGAAAGAAGCCGCAGCTTGAAAAGCATAAAAAGCCCCTCCTGTTTTCATAATAAAAATAATAAATGAAAACAGGAGGGACTTG
Above is a genomic segment from Bacillota bacterium containing:
- a CDS encoding (Fe-S)-binding protein — encoded protein: MDNLARAADYLNRCSKCGGCQAVCPLYQETRAEPYVARGKLFLLKNHLEGKLPLSAKMKEIMSLCLLCKACVNQCPNNIPVDQLVLGARQKIAQEKGISFVKKNVFQHLLKNNGRLTLAARLGWLYQRAGVQWLVRKSNILKVFGEEIVQKERLLPKMAKRPFRKQVPRFLTCSRPKLRVAYYTGCLTNFVYPATGHAVVNVLRRHDLEILIPEQWCCGIPALASGDEKTAAELARKNVEVFQRAGVDAVITDCASCGSMLKEYADLLGTPEAKAFAGKVLDFSQFLSEAVSFRAGEIEVPRLATYHDPCHLKRGQGVFEAPRRLIRKVPGLRFKEMKEPDRCCGAAGSFNLTYYNLAAKIGRRKVQNIRETGADFLVTGCPSCIMQLRHMLELENSPVQVLHLAELLSMTYSSQGQANESGRGCSHAVS
- a CDS encoding DUF3786 domain-containing protein, with the translated sequence MQYLETLLEAQREFAKHDPQKMAEASGAEYDPRENVIRVLYLNKSYRVFYPEGRILAEEEPTNLAVEEKALILQYLSQAPGHPLTKRWISYSELPNGMYHDRPFKVEAVEPLAETFGGQPGKLLEAAQALGGSELKIGDLGVVIPVLPRILVAVILWVGDEEFPARANMVFDAVTPRYLSTAAVYVLGSILTKRLKEAAA